Proteins encoded by one window of Maridesulfovibrio bastinii DSM 16055:
- a CDS encoding M23 family metallopeptidase, whose product MLFKRYHIVVFRDPHGNASKFRIHGCTFCLLALLFIGLAAGNAYLWNYYRNYSVLERQLSESENAVQNQKTQILALSQKMQNISKDLDRVRNFDSKLRVMINLDQSIAGKDTAKGGATDADFSKNYLPLYRQELLVRKMHEFLEQLNTEARLEEVRQQQIIYTMRSKQDVLDSTPSIWPVEGWVSSPFGWRTSPFTGRREYHKGLDISCPIGTAIYAPAKGKVIFSGIDGGYGRCIKIRHGANVTTRYGHMSRLGVKKGQVVTRGELIGYAGSTGRSTGPHVHYEVRLGGVPVNPLRYILN is encoded by the coding sequence ATGTTATTCAAAAGATATCACATAGTTGTTTTCAGAGATCCTCACGGAAACGCCAGTAAATTCAGAATTCACGGCTGTACCTTTTGCTTATTGGCACTTCTTTTTATAGGACTTGCCGCAGGCAATGCTTATTTATGGAATTACTACAGAAATTACTCTGTACTCGAAAGACAGCTCTCTGAATCTGAAAATGCTGTTCAGAACCAGAAAACCCAAATTCTGGCTCTATCGCAAAAAATGCAAAATATTTCCAAAGATCTTGATAGAGTACGAAATTTTGATTCAAAGCTCAGAGTCATGATCAATCTCGACCAGAGTATTGCCGGAAAAGATACCGCCAAAGGCGGAGCAACAGACGCTGATTTCTCTAAAAATTATCTGCCCCTATACAGGCAGGAACTGCTTGTAAGAAAAATGCATGAATTTTTAGAGCAGCTGAACACTGAGGCAAGGCTCGAAGAAGTAAGACAGCAGCAGATAATTTATACCATGCGTTCAAAACAGGACGTTCTGGATTCAACTCCGTCAATTTGGCCTGTTGAAGGCTGGGTTTCATCACCATTTGGATGGAGAACTTCACCATTCACCGGAAGACGCGAATACCATAAAGGCCTTGATATCTCATGCCCCATAGGAACAGCCATTTATGCTCCGGCCAAGGGAAAAGTTATTTTCAGTGGCATTGACGGCGGGTATGGACGCTGCATTAAAATAAGACATGGAGCAAATGTTACTACCAGATATGGTCACATGAGCCGTCTTGGAGTAAAAAAAGGACAGGTTGTAACTCGTGGAGAGCTGATCGGATATGCCGGAAGCACCGGTAGATCAACAGGACCACATGTTCACTACGAAGTAAGACTTGGAGGAGTTCCGGTAAATCCGCTCCGCTATATTTTGAATTAA